In Arcobacter sp. F2176, one DNA window encodes the following:
- the yedF gene encoding sulfurtransferase-like selenium metabolism protein YedF, whose amino-acid sequence MIKKDIIPDYRIDMQGEPCPYPAVKTLEAMKELKEGEILEIISDCPQSINNIPQDAKNHGYKVLSVDSSGPTIQYIIQK is encoded by the coding sequence ATGATAAAAAAAGATATTATTCCAGACTATCGAATTGATATGCAAGGTGAACCTTGCCCTTATCCTGCTGTTAAAACTCTTGAAGCAATGAAAGAATTGAAAGAAGGGGAGATTTTGGAGATAATAAGTGATTGTCCACAAAGTATTAATAATATTCCCCAAGATGCAAAAAATCACGGGTATAAAGTTTTAAGTGTAGATAGTAGTGGACCTACTATTCAATATATTATTCAAAAATAA
- the yedE gene encoding selenium metabolism membrane protein YedE/FdhT: MDYFKQFKQKYMVAFWRPLPAVIALGVLAAYYFGITGTYWAVTGEFTRWGGHILQLFGVDLSSWGYYKIMGMQGNSFTRVDGVMIIGMFAGCIAAAFWGNNVKLRMPASKIRIFQALLGGIIAGFGARLGMGCNLASLFTGIPQFSVHAWLFTLAMIVGVYIGARVTLLPFFQSKMKMQKVSCSTTLNTDTKNVKSLFTIGTIVFIAMIIWALYLIFIQQSTKLGIAMLFGAGFGLLIAKAQICFTSAFRDIFTTGRSQMAVAIVIGMAVSTIGVFSYIMIGVPPKIMWAGPNALIGGLLFGFGIVLAGGCECGWMYRAVEGQVHFWIVGIGNVIGSTLLAYMWDSFSLSLATSWPKINLLQSFGNYGGLFMNYIFLFLLFLLVLKLERNYRTTLKEKVTK; this comes from the coding sequence ATGGATTATTTCAAGCAATTTAAACAAAAGTACATGGTAGCTTTTTGGCGTCCATTACCAGCTGTCATAGCTTTAGGAGTTTTAGCAGCATATTATTTCGGTATTACAGGTACGTATTGGGCTGTTACTGGTGAATTTACAAGATGGGGTGGTCACATCTTACAACTTTTTGGCGTAGACCTTAGCTCTTGGGGTTATTATAAAATTATGGGTATGCAAGGAAATAGTTTCACTCGTGTTGATGGTGTTATGATAATAGGAATGTTTGCAGGTTGTATTGCAGCAGCATTTTGGGGTAATAATGTAAAACTTAGAATGCCTGCAAGTAAAATTAGAATCTTTCAAGCTCTTTTAGGTGGTATTATCGCAGGATTTGGAGCAAGACTTGGTATGGGTTGTAATTTAGCAAGCCTTTTTACTGGTATTCCTCAATTTTCAGTGCATGCTTGGTTATTTACTCTTGCTATGATTGTAGGTGTTTATATAGGTGCTAGAGTAACTTTATTGCCTTTTTTTCAATCTAAAATGAAAATGCAAAAAGTTTCTTGTTCTACTACTTTAAATACTGATACTAAAAATGTCAAATCTCTTTTTACAATTGGTACTATTGTTTTTATTGCTATGATTATCTGGGCATTATATTTAATTTTTATTCAACAAAGTACTAAATTAGGTATTGCGATGTTATTTGGTGCTGGATTTGGTCTTTTAATTGCAAAAGCTCAAATTTGTTTTACATCTGCTTTTAGAGATATTTTCACAACAGGAAGAAGCCAAATGGCAGTTGCTATTGTTATAGGAATGGCAGTATCTACTATTGGGGTATTTAGTTATATTATGATTGGTGTTCCACCAAAAATTATGTGGGCAGGACCCAATGCACTTATTGGTGGATTGTTATTTGGATTTGGAATTGTACTAGCAGGTGGTTGTGAGTGTGGATGGATGTATAGAGCTGTTGAAGGTCAAGTACATTTTTGGATAGTTGGAATTGGTAATGTTATTGGCTCAACTCTACTTGCATACATGTGGGACAGTTTCTCTTTATCTTTAGCAACAAGCTGGCCAAAAATAAATTTACTTCAATCTTTTGGAAATTATGGTGGATTATTTATGAATTATATTTTCCTATTTTTACTATTTCTATTGGTATTAAAACTAGAAAGAAATTATAGAACAACATTAAAAGAAAAGGTGACAAAATGA